The following proteins are co-located in the Gordonia polyisoprenivorans genome:
- a CDS encoding acyltransferase family protein, producing MSTAQAVRTPSGSATPAAQSYRTDLDGLRGIAIALVACFHIWFGRVSGGVDVFLTLSGFFFIGSLLRHTIASQSPDVGLAATINPWPRLRRLLRRLLPALLTVLGAVLILTVLLLPPTRWANIGRELTASALYYQNWYLALNSQDYLAASSANSPLQHIWSMSVQGQFFLATLLVALGFAGLVKLAARVIAPIATPHTIRVCVGVALLGAAAISFYWADMRMGVNQQWNYFDTLSRLWEPLAGGLLAVWLPRWRIPRAVRTLAGAIALGLIITCGWWIDGVDSYPGPWALVPVGSTLILIWAGAAALEQRSGARHARPVHPLPMINRLLASPGPVWLGTIAYALYLWHWPLLIFFLNWRGKEQASFLDGVCLLVVSIGLAWLTKRYIEDPLRTRTAPGGRDRATRRLPSYTAVLTSILLVLSMSGAVAIGMWQRHVATLTVDTADLDPRDYPGARALLDGAPVPALDPQPTPLAVIEDFPETSTDGYMSSFEDPSIHVGVYGDPNAQRTVALAGGSHAEMWISALHLLGKRHHFRVTTYLKMGCPLSTEELPSMQNGVPYPQCHDWVQRVIPRIIADRPDAVFTTSTRPDTAAAGDVLPDTYVPVFERFTDAGIPVLGMRDTPWPHDARGAIDTPTCLADGGNGESCGTDRASALDARDPAAALAATDPLFHALDLSDGVCTPERCPAIVGNIIVYKDWHHLSATYVRSLTDGLGVQLRRALPWTGGVGG from the coding sequence GTGTCCACCGCCCAGGCAGTCCGTACCCCGTCCGGGTCGGCGACCCCCGCGGCGCAGTCCTACCGCACCGATCTCGACGGGCTACGCGGGATCGCGATCGCACTGGTGGCGTGCTTTCACATCTGGTTCGGCCGGGTCTCCGGCGGGGTGGACGTCTTCCTGACGCTGTCGGGTTTCTTCTTCATCGGCTCACTCCTGCGCCACACCATCGCAAGTCAATCCCCCGACGTCGGCCTGGCCGCGACCATCAATCCGTGGCCCCGCCTGCGCCGACTCCTCCGCCGCCTGCTGCCGGCCCTGCTCACCGTCCTGGGTGCGGTGCTGATCCTGACGGTGCTCCTACTCCCGCCGACCCGATGGGCCAACATCGGTCGCGAGCTCACGGCGAGCGCCCTGTACTACCAGAACTGGTATCTGGCTCTGAACTCGCAGGACTACCTCGCGGCGAGCTCGGCGAACAGTCCCCTGCAACACATCTGGTCGATGTCGGTGCAGGGCCAGTTCTTTCTCGCCACGCTCCTGGTCGCGCTGGGCTTCGCCGGACTGGTCAAACTCGCCGCGCGGGTGATCGCACCGATCGCCACACCGCACACCATCCGCGTGTGCGTGGGGGTGGCGTTGCTCGGCGCGGCGGCGATCTCGTTCTACTGGGCCGACATGCGCATGGGCGTGAACCAGCAGTGGAACTACTTCGACACGCTCTCCCGTCTGTGGGAGCCGCTGGCCGGAGGACTGCTCGCGGTCTGGTTGCCCCGATGGCGTATCCCTCGAGCGGTGCGCACCCTCGCCGGCGCGATCGCACTCGGACTGATCATCACCTGCGGATGGTGGATCGACGGGGTGGACTCCTATCCCGGCCCGTGGGCGCTGGTGCCGGTCGGATCCACCCTGATCCTCATCTGGGCGGGCGCGGCGGCCCTCGAACAGCGCTCCGGTGCCCGACACGCACGTCCGGTCCATCCGCTGCCGATGATCAACCGGCTGCTGGCCTCCCCCGGGCCGGTGTGGTTGGGGACCATCGCCTACGCGCTCTATCTGTGGCATTGGCCGCTGCTGATCTTCTTCCTCAACTGGCGCGGTAAAGAGCAAGCGTCGTTCCTCGACGGTGTATGCCTGCTGGTGGTCTCGATCGGTCTGGCATGGCTGACCAAGCGCTATATCGAGGACCCGCTGCGCACCCGGACCGCACCCGGTGGCCGGGACCGGGCGACACGTCGCCTGCCCTCCTACACCGCCGTGCTCACCTCGATCCTCCTCGTGCTCAGCATGTCGGGGGCGGTCGCGATCGGGATGTGGCAGCGACACGTGGCGACGCTGACCGTCGACACCGCCGACCTCGATCCGCGTGACTACCCCGGTGCCCGCGCATTGCTCGACGGTGCGCCGGTCCCGGCACTCGATCCGCAGCCGACGCCGCTCGCGGTCATCGAAGACTTTCCGGAGACCTCGACCGACGGGTACATGAGCAGCTTCGAGGACCCGTCGATCCACGTCGGGGTGTACGGCGACCCGAACGCGCAACGCACCGTCGCGCTCGCGGGCGGTTCGCATGCCGAGATGTGGATCAGCGCCTTGCACCTGCTCGGCAAGAGACACCACTTCCGCGTCACCACCTACCTGAAGATGGGGTGCCCGCTCTCGACCGAGGAACTGCCGTCGATGCAGAACGGCGTCCCGTATCCGCAGTGCCACGACTGGGTGCAGCGGGTGATCCCCCGGATTATCGCCGACCGCCCCGACGCGGTGTTCACCACCTCGACCCGCCCGGACACCGCAGCCGCCGGCGACGTGTTGCCGGACACGTACGTGCCGGTGTTCGAACGATTCACCGATGCCGGTATCCCCGTTCTCGGTATGCGGGACACGCCCTGGCCGCATGACGCGCGGGGTGCCATCGACACCCCCACCTGCCTCGCCGACGGCGGCAACGGTGAGTCCTGCGGAACCGATCGCGCCTCGGCTCTCGACGCCCGCGATCCGGCGGCCGCGCTCGCCGCCACCGACCCGCTGTTCCATGCCCTCGATCTGTCCGACGGGGTCTGCACTCCCGAGCGCTGTCCCGCGATCGTCGGCAACATCATCGTGTACAAGGACTGGCATCACCTCAGCGCCACCTACGTGCGCAGTCTCACCGACGGACTCGGTGTGCAGCTCCGGCGAGCGCTGCCCTGGACCGGCGGTGTGGGAGGGTGA